In Lysobacter luteus, a single window of DNA contains:
- a CDS encoding OmpA family protein, producing the protein MNHDLSRPLRIALLAVLLPAALAACGDRNADGTDGATPDTPSADGADAAPEGAPAPAPEAPKPAEPQGFDIASVPVSEAALGDFPYFTLPTGYRHPNRPIPVRDFDRVAVWTGDRLEWVEGRVFESLVHAERGKGWSRLEVVRNIDHQIAQAGGVKVTESEPPKDIIDAWDEEQAYSQGRGDIYNDKVATWLVRRPDRNIWLHFVGNTASGSWMVIESAPFQATAALLPASELKQQLDADGRVALQVNFATDKAEILPDSQPQIEQVVQLLSDDPALKLSINGHTDNTGDAGHNLQLSEARAASVVAALAAGGIDRARLQAKGFGQAEPVADNATEDGKARNRRVELVQL; encoded by the coding sequence ATGAACCACGACCTGTCCCGTCCCCTCCGGATCGCGCTGCTGGCCGTCCTGCTTCCGGCCGCACTTGCCGCCTGCGGTGACCGCAACGCCGACGGGACGGATGGCGCCACGCCCGACACCCCAAGCGCGGACGGTGCGGACGCCGCGCCGGAAGGGGCGCCGGCGCCAGCGCCCGAGGCCCCCAAGCCGGCCGAACCGCAGGGCTTCGACATCGCGTCGGTGCCGGTGTCGGAGGCGGCACTGGGCGACTTCCCGTACTTCACCCTGCCCACCGGCTACCGGCACCCCAACCGGCCGATCCCGGTGCGTGACTTCGACCGCGTGGCGGTGTGGACAGGCGACCGACTGGAGTGGGTCGAGGGACGCGTGTTCGAATCGCTCGTGCATGCCGAGCGCGGCAAGGGCTGGTCGCGGCTCGAGGTGGTGCGCAACATCGACCACCAGATCGCGCAGGCCGGCGGCGTCAAGGTCACCGAGTCGGAGCCGCCGAAGGACATCATCGACGCCTGGGACGAGGAGCAGGCGTACTCGCAGGGCCGCGGCGACATCTACAACGACAAGGTCGCGACCTGGCTGGTACGCCGCCCGGACCGCAACATCTGGCTGCACTTCGTCGGCAACACCGCCAGCGGCTCTTGGATGGTGATCGAGTCGGCGCCGTTCCAGGCAACCGCCGCACTGCTGCCGGCCAGCGAACTGAAGCAGCAGCTCGATGCCGACGGCCGCGTCGCCCTGCAGGTCAACTTCGCCACCGACAAGGCCGAGATCCTGCCGGACTCGCAGCCGCAGATCGAACAGGTTGTGCAGCTGCTCAGCGACGACCCGGCGCTGAAGCTTTCCATCAACGGCCACACCGACAACACCGGCGATGCCGGCCACAACCTGCAGCTGTCGGAGGCGCGCGCCGCCTCGGTGGTCGCCGCGCTCGCGGCTGGCGGCATCGACCGCGCACGGCTCCAGGCCAAGGGCTTCGGCCAGGCCGAACCGGTCGCCGACAACGCGACCGAGGATGGCAAGGCCCGCAACCGGCGGGTCGAGCTTGTCCAGCTGTAG
- the cpaB gene encoding Flp pilus assembly protein CpaB — protein MPTVNRNLLYIGVAVLLGLIAAVSAVGYIRAEVDERTREAATEMVPVAVPKRDMDIGTVINEEDLAVREVPVDFVPADAVTPDNYAELMGRMLRSPVREGAPLPGAALVPLYDQFSRVIGAGRVGYTLQVDETNSISGMVTPGDRVDILMSVDQDGGNTRVMPLLEDINVLATGTRIGEELANDEGGLGFSTMTLELQPRQAERLTVADKAGDLRVLLRQREDGSAFGLDGLTESELLRGAPRPVARRRTGGVEFIIGGGR, from the coding sequence ATGCCCACAGTGAATCGAAACCTCCTCTACATCGGCGTCGCCGTGCTGCTTGGCCTCATCGCCGCGGTATCGGCGGTTGGCTACATCCGCGCCGAGGTCGACGAACGCACCCGCGAAGCGGCCACCGAAATGGTCCCGGTCGCGGTGCCCAAGCGCGACATGGACATCGGCACCGTCATCAACGAGGAAGACCTCGCGGTGCGCGAGGTGCCGGTCGACTTCGTGCCCGCCGACGCGGTCACCCCGGACAACTACGCCGAACTGATGGGGCGGATGCTGCGCTCCCCGGTGCGCGAAGGCGCGCCGCTCCCGGGCGCCGCGCTGGTGCCGCTGTACGACCAGTTCTCGCGTGTGATCGGCGCCGGCCGGGTCGGTTACACGCTGCAGGTGGACGAGACCAATTCGATCTCGGGCATGGTCACGCCGGGCGACCGCGTGGACATCCTGATGTCGGTCGACCAGGACGGCGGCAACACCCGGGTGATGCCGCTGCTGGAGGACATCAACGTCCTGGCCACCGGCACCCGCATCGGCGAGGAACTGGCCAACGACGAGGGCGGCCTCGGCTTCTCGACCATGACGCTGGAGCTGCAACCGCGCCAGGCCGAGCGCCTGACCGTGGCCGACAAGGCCGGCGACCTGCGGGTGCTGTTGCGCCAACGCGAGGACGGCAGCGCGTTCGGGCTGGACGGACTGACGGAAAGCGAACTGCTGCGCGGCGCGCCACGGCCGGTCGCGCGTCGCCGCACGGGCGGTGTGGAATTCATCATCGGGGGTGGACGTTGA
- a CDS encoding type II secretion system F family protein has protein sequence MSVWLIGVLVFVGVAAAGIVAVQASERFMHRYQESFVNQARINLADMFMFMNTGSLFTVNVALLVLVPLVLWAVTGNLLLPIAAVVLLAVLPRKIYVWMRQRRIDRIQEQLPDGLLMLAGSMKAGVGFGPAMEAMVADGMPPLAQELALVLREQRMGVKTEEALDHFAERVPVQDVKLFVSAVQISREVGGNLAESLTILAETLRRRLIMEGKVKALTSQGRLQGIVMAMLPVAMVAFLAFAYPETMRPMFHTPIGWTVIAICVVMEYLGYRMCRKIMTIDV, from the coding sequence ATGAGCGTCTGGCTGATCGGCGTGCTGGTGTTCGTTGGCGTGGCGGCTGCCGGCATCGTCGCGGTGCAGGCCAGCGAGCGGTTCATGCACCGCTACCAGGAAAGCTTCGTCAACCAGGCGCGGATCAACCTCGCCGACATGTTCATGTTCATGAACACCGGCAGCCTGTTCACCGTCAACGTCGCCCTGCTGGTGCTGGTGCCGCTGGTGCTGTGGGCGGTCACCGGCAACCTGCTGCTGCCGATCGCCGCGGTGGTGCTGCTGGCGGTGCTGCCGCGCAAGATCTACGTGTGGATGCGCCAGCGCCGCATCGACCGCATCCAGGAGCAGCTGCCGGACGGTCTGCTGATGCTGGCCGGCAGCATGAAGGCCGGTGTCGGCTTCGGCCCGGCGATGGAGGCGATGGTCGCCGACGGCATGCCGCCGCTGGCGCAGGAGCTCGCGCTGGTGCTGCGCGAGCAGCGCATGGGAGTGAAGACCGAGGAGGCACTCGACCATTTCGCCGAGCGCGTGCCGGTGCAGGACGTCAAGCTGTTCGTCTCGGCCGTGCAGATCTCGCGCGAGGTCGGCGGCAACCTTGCCGAAAGCCTGACCATCCTGGCCGAGACGCTGCGGCGCCGGCTGATCATGGAAGGCAAGGTCAAGGCACTGACCTCGCAGGGGCGCCTGCAGGGCATCGTCATGGCGATGCTGCCGGTCGCGATGGTCGCCTTCCTCGCGTTCGCCTACCCCGAAACCATGCGGCCGATGTTCCATACCCCGATCGGTTGGACGGTGATCGCCATCTGCGTGGTGATGGAATACCTGGGCTACCGGATGTGCCGCAAGATCATGACGATCGACGTATGA
- a CDS encoding type II and III secretion system protein family protein — MLGPAGNARVSIVGGNVVVTGQDISQADWYRIEEMRKAYPSIVNLGSVDAVGMRPMVMMDVQIMEFDRNALEELGIRWDSSIDGPNAGALYDSSSSEFRVLPDGSDFDKPEFDGLANPIQTAFGLATSITSRINLLVNKGKAYALASPHLSTRSGGEANFLVGGEVPIPISSLFGQTQVEFKEYGIKLDISPVVNGSDEIMTTLMAEVSRIDPSITVNGIPGFLTRRTHSEVNVRNGETIVISGLTDINAAKSADKFPILGEIPILGRLFRSDRFRANQTDLVVFVTPRIVGPDSQHNRDGLEQARRIREMYESDLGRKLGQ, encoded by the coding sequence ATGCTCGGACCGGCTGGCAACGCGCGGGTGTCCATCGTCGGCGGCAACGTCGTGGTGACCGGGCAGGACATCAGCCAGGCCGACTGGTACCGCATCGAGGAGATGCGCAAGGCCTACCCGAGCATCGTCAACCTCGGCAGCGTCGACGCGGTCGGCATGCGGCCGATGGTGATGATGGACGTCCAGATCATGGAGTTCGACCGCAACGCGCTCGAGGAACTCGGCATCCGCTGGGACAGCAGCATCGACGGGCCCAACGCCGGCGCGCTGTACGACTCGTCCTCGTCGGAGTTCCGGGTGCTGCCGGATGGCAGCGACTTCGACAAGCCCGAGTTCGACGGCCTGGCCAACCCGATCCAGACAGCGTTCGGGCTGGCGACCTCGATCACCTCGCGCATCAACCTGCTGGTCAACAAGGGCAAGGCCTACGCGCTCGCGTCGCCACACCTGAGCACGCGCAGCGGCGGCGAGGCCAACTTCCTGGTCGGCGGCGAGGTGCCGATCCCGATCTCCTCGCTGTTCGGCCAGACCCAGGTCGAGTTCAAGGAATACGGCATCAAGCTCGACATCTCGCCGGTGGTCAACGGCTCCGACGAGATCATGACCACGCTGATGGCCGAGGTGAGCCGCATCGACCCGAGCATCACCGTGAACGGCATCCCCGGCTTCCTGACACGCCGCACCCATTCGGAGGTCAACGTGCGCAATGGCGAGACGATCGTCATCTCCGGGCTGACCGACATCAACGCCGCAAAGTCGGCCGACAAGTTCCCGATCCTCGGCGAGATCCCGATCCTCGGCCGGCTGTTCCGCTCCGACCGGTTCCGCGCCAACCAGACCGACCTGGTGGTGTTCGTGACGCCGCGCATCGTCGGCCCGGACTCGCAGCATAACCGTGACGGCCTCGAGCAGGCCCGGCGGATCCGCGAGATGTACGAGAGCGACCTCGGCCGCAAGCTCGGGCAGTAG
- a CDS encoding DUF192 domain-containing protein, with protein sequence MRAGRLYRGGACVVPTVWRADRWWSRLRGLLGRRPLAGDAAEALWLSPCSSVHTFWMGYPLDLLFLGRQGEVLGWREGVKPWRACAQRGAHATVELRAGSLSRIGPVMGEVLQWQSIEG encoded by the coding sequence GTGAGGGCGGGGCGCCTCTACCGCGGCGGCGCCTGCGTGGTGCCGACGGTGTGGCGCGCCGACCGCTGGTGGTCGCGGTTGCGCGGGCTGCTGGGCCGGCGCCCGCTCGCGGGCGATGCCGCCGAGGCCCTGTGGCTGTCGCCGTGCAGCTCGGTGCACACGTTCTGGATGGGCTACCCGCTCGACCTGCTGTTCCTCGGCCGCCAAGGCGAGGTGCTCGGCTGGCGCGAGGGCGTGAAGCCTTGGCGTGCGTGCGCGCAACGCGGCGCACACGCGACGGTCGAGCTGCGCGCCGGCAGCCTGTCGCGGATCGGCCCGGTCATGGGGGAGGTGCTGCAATGGCAATCGATCGAGGGGTGA
- a CDS encoding TadE/TadG family type IV pilus assembly protein produces the protein MAIDRGVRRATHAPAHGRRQRGQSLLEFVIVVPAFLFLLLAAFQFMLIYRAKATLDYAALEAARAGAVHGADIDQIRRGLIRGITPLYVDAPGMGGALEGAAKAAVDVVAYSDIEIVSPTRSAWNDFAERQWDGRRALPNDNLAFRDTRVGGSGLNVQDANILKIRVRYCYPMIVPFVDRVIGGLSALITEGDTWREDLRCSIGHYSRMRLESYAIVRMQSPISNPSRLR, from the coding sequence ATGGCAATCGATCGAGGGGTGAGACGCGCCACGCACGCCCCGGCGCACGGGCGGCGCCAGCGGGGGCAGTCGCTGCTGGAGTTCGTCATCGTGGTGCCGGCGTTCCTGTTCCTGCTGCTGGCCGCGTTCCAGTTCATGCTGATCTACCGCGCCAAGGCGACGCTCGATTACGCCGCGCTCGAAGCGGCACGCGCCGGCGCGGTGCACGGCGCCGACATCGACCAGATCCGGCGCGGCCTGATCCGCGGCATCACGCCGCTGTATGTCGACGCGCCCGGGATGGGCGGCGCGCTTGAAGGCGCGGCGAAGGCCGCGGTCGACGTGGTCGCCTACAGCGACATCGAGATCGTCAGTCCCACGCGGAGTGCCTGGAACGATTTCGCCGAGCGGCAATGGGATGGCAGGCGCGCGCTGCCCAACGACAACCTCGCCTTCCGCGACACCCGCGTCGGTGGCAGCGGCCTCAACGTGCAGGACGCCAACATCCTCAAGATCCGGGTGCGTTACTGCTATCCGATGATCGTGCCGTTCGTGGACCGCGTGATCGGTGGCCTGTCGGCGCTCATTACCGAGGGCGACACCTGGCGCGAGGACCTGCGCTGCTCGATCGGCCACTACAGCCGCATGCGGCTGGAGTCGTACGCGATCGTCCGGATGCAGTCGCCGATCAGCAATCCGTCGCGCCTGCGCTGA
- a CDS encoding ATPase, T2SS/T4P/T4SS family, which translates to MFNVLIETGNRDPREVRCLHRECGIGRGDGNLVVLQGWNIGSRHAALKRLDDGIFIESLGGGRAAVLVNGQKVKHSHGPLTRHDLVEIGEYRIRVVNEDARTAPVAAANEPVAPPVPASPAPLAPAPSDSREIARAGDLPPEMNVWRARVHGALVKQMDLRRLDVRSLSDEALREATMTLIDEIMAREFADLPRSINPRRLAKQVLDEAIGLGPLEDLIDDNTVTEIMVNAFDQIYIERNGRIEKSEVCFTSERAVLSAIERIVTPLGRRIDESSPMVDARLKDGSRVNAIIPPVALRGASVSIRKFAKRKLTGEDLLTFGSMDQAMLDFLTIAVRERRNIVVTGGTGSGKTTLLNILSNFIPDHERIVTIEDAAELKLVQPNLVALEARPPNLEGKGQITIRDLVKNALRMRPDRIVVGECRGGEALDMLQAMNTGHEGSLTTAHANNPREALSRLEVMVLMSSMDLPMTVVREQIASAVDLIVHQRRYPCGSRKVSHITEITGLESGTIQMQDVFLFRPRNHSGADGRVEGDFIATGAVPEFYEELAERGVPVDLSIFRKPGGNG; encoded by the coding sequence ATGTTCAACGTCCTGATCGAAACCGGAAACCGCGACCCGCGCGAAGTGCGCTGCCTGCACCGCGAGTGCGGCATCGGCCGCGGCGACGGCAACCTGGTGGTGCTGCAGGGCTGGAACATCGGCAGCCGCCATGCCGCGCTCAAGCGGCTGGACGACGGCATCTTCATCGAGTCGCTCGGCGGCGGGCGCGCGGCGGTGCTGGTCAACGGCCAGAAGGTCAAGCACAGCCACGGCCCCCTGACCCGGCACGACCTGGTCGAGATCGGCGAGTACCGCATCCGGGTGGTCAACGAGGACGCCCGCACCGCGCCGGTGGCGGCGGCCAACGAGCCGGTCGCGCCACCAGTGCCTGCGTCACCCGCACCGCTGGCGCCGGCGCCGTCCGATTCGCGCGAGATTGCCCGCGCCGGTGACCTGCCACCGGAGATGAACGTCTGGCGCGCACGCGTGCACGGCGCGCTGGTCAAGCAGATGGACCTGCGCCGGCTGGACGTACGCAGCCTCAGCGACGAGGCACTGCGCGAGGCCACCATGACGCTCATCGACGAGATCATGGCCCGCGAGTTCGCCGACCTGCCCAGGAGCATCAACCCGCGCCGGCTGGCCAAGCAGGTGCTCGACGAGGCGATCGGCCTGGGCCCGCTGGAAGACCTGATCGACGACAACACGGTCACCGAGATCATGGTCAACGCGTTCGACCAGATCTACATCGAGCGCAACGGCCGCATCGAGAAGTCCGAGGTGTGCTTCACCAGCGAGCGCGCGGTGCTGTCGGCGATCGAGCGCATCGTCACCCCGCTTGGCCGGCGCATCGACGAGAGCTCGCCGATGGTCGATGCGCGCCTCAAGGACGGCTCGCGCGTCAACGCGATCATCCCGCCGGTGGCGCTGCGCGGCGCCAGCGTCAGCATCCGCAAGTTCGCCAAGCGCAAGCTCACGGGCGAGGACCTGCTGACCTTCGGCTCGATGGACCAGGCGATGCTCGACTTCCTGACCATCGCGGTGCGCGAGCGCCGCAACATCGTGGTCACCGGCGGCACCGGCTCGGGCAAGACCACGCTGCTCAACATCCTGTCGAACTTCATCCCGGACCACGAGCGCATCGTCACCATCGAGGACGCTGCCGAGCTGAAGCTGGTGCAGCCCAACCTGGTCGCGCTGGAGGCGCGCCCGCCCAACCTCGAGGGCAAGGGCCAGATCACGATCCGCGACCTGGTCAAGAACGCGCTGCGCATGCGCCCCGACCGCATCGTGGTCGGCGAATGCCGCGGCGGCGAGGCGTTGGACATGCTGCAGGCGATGAACACCGGCCACGAGGGGTCGCTGACCACCGCCCACGCCAACAACCCGCGCGAGGCGCTGTCGCGGCTGGAGGTGATGGTGCTGATGTCGTCGATGGACCTGCCGATGACGGTCGTGCGCGAGCAGATCGCCTCGGCGGTCGACCTGATCGTGCACCAGCGGCGCTACCCCTGCGGTTCGCGCAAGGTCAGCCACATCACCGAGATCACCGGGCTGGAGAGCGGCACCATCCAGATGCAGGACGTGTTCCTGTTCCGCCCGCGCAACCATTCCGGCGCGGACGGCCGGGTCGAGGGCGACTTCATCGCCACCGGCGCGGTGCCGGAGTTCTACGAGGAGCTGGCCGAACGCGGCGTACCGGTCGACCTGTCGATCTTCCGCAAGCCGGGAGGCAACGGATGA
- a CDS encoding pilus assembly protein N-terminal domain-containing protein, producing the protein MKRLKGAAGRAGSLAATLAMVLAGGNAFATGAGQDAADGAEQAQATIAQARSMLDAAAPAQRAPEPAPGANYVPESSELARTRAASPAPLPDVGSGQGPLPAELTLYGGQVVVHSVDVPLRRVAVGSGELLEVKTLGGRELVIIASEPGNTALHLWFQDGSQRDVPVTIVGARPRAYCSRCSDRLATRGCPSSAATSW; encoded by the coding sequence TTGAAGCGATTGAAAGGGGCTGCAGGTCGGGCCGGGAGCCTGGCGGCGACGCTGGCGATGGTGCTTGCAGGAGGAAACGCGTTCGCGACGGGCGCCGGCCAGGACGCCGCCGACGGCGCCGAACAGGCGCAGGCGACCATCGCCCAGGCGCGTTCGATGCTCGACGCCGCCGCGCCGGCGCAGCGCGCACCGGAGCCGGCACCCGGCGCGAACTACGTGCCGGAATCCAGCGAGCTGGCGCGCACGCGCGCCGCCAGCCCCGCACCGCTCCCGGACGTCGGGTCCGGCCAGGGACCACTGCCGGCGGAACTGACCCTGTACGGCGGCCAGGTGGTGGTGCACAGCGTCGATGTCCCGCTGCGCCGCGTCGCGGTCGGCAGCGGCGAGCTGCTCGAGGTCAAGACGCTCGGCGGACGCGAGCTGGTGATCATCGCCAGCGAGCCGGGCAACACCGCGCTGCACCTGTGGTTCCAGGACGGCAGCCAGCGCGACGTCCCGGTGACCATCGTCGGTGCCAGGCCGCGCGCGTACTGCAGTCGATGCTCGGACCGGCTGGCAACGCGCGGGTGTCCATCGTCGGCGGCAACGTCGTGGTGA
- a CDS encoding TatD family hydrolase, translating into MDLIDIGANLTHDSFDHDRDAVMQRAREAGVVQMVVTGASREHSPQALALARAHPGELFATAGVHPHHASEYTAECDAEMRALHAHAEVVAVGECGLDYFRDFSPRPAQRRAFSMQLQIAAETGKPLFLHQRDAHADFMAVMREFEGRLGPAVVHCFTGSRAELFDYLDQDWHVGITGWLCDERRGQHLRELVGNIPANRLMIETDAPYLLPRTVRPAPSHRRNEPMYLAHIVEELARDRGEEVAVTAANSTATARAFFGLPGGG; encoded by the coding sequence ATGGATCTGATCGACATCGGTGCCAACCTCACCCACGACTCCTTCGACCACGACCGCGACGCGGTGATGCAGCGTGCCCGCGAGGCCGGCGTGGTGCAGATGGTCGTCACGGGCGCCAGCCGCGAACACTCGCCGCAAGCCCTGGCGCTCGCCCGCGCCCACCCCGGCGAGCTGTTCGCCACCGCCGGCGTGCATCCCCACCATGCCAGCGAGTACACCGCCGAGTGCGACGCGGAAATGCGCGCGCTGCACGCGCACGCCGAGGTGGTCGCGGTGGGTGAGTGCGGGCTGGACTACTTCCGGGATTTCTCGCCGCGGCCGGCGCAGCGTCGCGCGTTCTCGATGCAGCTGCAGATCGCCGCCGAGACCGGCAAGCCGCTGTTCCTGCATCAGCGCGACGCGCATGCGGACTTCATGGCCGTGATGCGCGAGTTCGAGGGCCGGCTGGGGCCTGCGGTGGTGCACTGCTTCACCGGCAGCCGCGCCGAGCTGTTCGACTACCTCGACCAGGACTGGCACGTCGGCATCACCGGCTGGCTGTGCGACGAACGCCGTGGCCAGCACCTGCGCGAGCTGGTCGGCAACATCCCCGCCAACCGGTTGATGATCGAAACCGACGCGCCCTACCTGCTGCCGCGCACGGTCCGCCCGGCGCCGTCGCACCGGCGCAACGAGCCGATGTACCTGGCGCACATCGTCGAGGAGCTCGCCCGCGACCGCGGCGAGGAGGTCGCCGTGACGGCGGCCAACAGCACGGCCACCGCGCGTGCGTTCTTCGGCTTGCCGGGCGGCGGCTGA
- a CDS encoding lysozyme inhibitor LprI family protein, which translates to MAVALRPTPLTRQRASRLAAVSLAVLLAAPAAAADWNWADDPASRRPEYASSVAACERVRDLQPPASDRADPAQAAGLADCDAEALYYGIGMAADPVRARQCALRNVDSVGADNAFLFAGNDLLLTIYANGVGAERDLELATALACRMRGAIAEVHGRVSHLQAMKDSADPGTGFHFCDDITSGLAMGYCAGHAARLDAQDRRQRLARLTRPWREADRAAFEPLQATATAFATTSADNEVDMSGSGRVAFHVQHEQRTLDAFVALLATLESDSLPIASADERAAADARLNRVYRQLMAPPAPGEEASGGDPDRIGFGTVTRPDIRVAQRAWLAYRDAWVAFAAQRYWKLEDSVATWLTRRRADDLATHLSGRD; encoded by the coding sequence GTGGCGGTCGCTTTGCGCCCCACGCCTTTGACCCGGCAACGCGCATCGCGCCTTGCCGCGGTTTCGCTCGCAGTGCTGCTTGCCGCTCCGGCGGCTGCCGCCGACTGGAACTGGGCCGACGATCCCGCGTCGCGCCGTCCCGAATACGCCAGCTCGGTGGCGGCCTGCGAACGGGTGCGCGACCTGCAGCCACCGGCCAGCGACCGCGCCGACCCGGCGCAGGCGGCTGGACTGGCCGACTGCGATGCCGAGGCCCTGTACTACGGTATCGGCATGGCGGCCGATCCGGTGCGGGCGCGACAGTGCGCCCTGCGCAATGTCGACTCCGTCGGCGCGGACAATGCCTTCCTGTTCGCCGGCAACGACCTGCTGCTGACGATTTACGCCAACGGCGTCGGTGCCGAGCGCGACCTCGAGCTCGCCACCGCGCTGGCCTGCCGGATGCGGGGTGCGATTGCCGAAGTGCACGGCCGCGTCAGCCATCTGCAGGCGATGAAGGACTCGGCCGACCCGGGTACCGGCTTCCACTTCTGCGACGACATCACCAGCGGGCTGGCGATGGGCTATTGCGCCGGCCACGCCGCGCGCCTCGACGCGCAGGATCGCCGCCAGCGCCTGGCCCGGCTGACCCGGCCGTGGCGCGAGGCCGACCGTGCCGCGTTCGAACCGTTGCAGGCCACCGCCACCGCGTTCGCCACGACCAGCGCCGACAACGAGGTCGACATGTCCGGCAGCGGCCGGGTGGCCTTCCACGTGCAGCACGAACAGCGCACGCTCGACGCCTTCGTCGCGCTGCTGGCAACGCTCGAGTCCGACAGCCTGCCGATCGCCAGCGCGGACGAGCGCGCCGCCGCAGACGCCCGCCTCAACCGCGTCTACCGGCAGCTGATGGCGCCGCCCGCGCCGGGCGAGGAGGCGTCCGGTGGTGATCCCGACCGCATCGGCTTCGGCACGGTCACACGCCCGGACATACGCGTCGCCCAGCGCGCATGGCTGGCGTACCGGGACGCATGGGTCGCATTCGCCGCCCAGCGCTACTGGAAATTGGAGGACAGCGTGGCGACGTGGCTGACCCGGCGCCGCGCCGACGACCTGGCGACCCACCTGTCCGGGCGCGACTGA
- a CDS encoding type II secretion system F family protein: MNMLLILVALSAAAAVGLVFVATRGLLQQVPPEDRHYQDPLPRGLQLIWPVVTATTLAIAPRLKSAQLEKTHRALQSAGQDYVLTPESLYGLRVVAAVIVTLFFALLVLMLGRASLATLLMCVLFGAPLGWMYPTLWLSEKRNLRRRKVVRDLPTYLDFITMAVEAGLNITGAIEQAVQKGPQGPLGQEFARMLRDLRAGLPRAEALRRMSDRMDISQIANFTSSLIQADRVGASLSDALRAQAGQRREERFLRAEKLALEAPVKMMLPLVMFFFPLIFLVLAYFIYLQMKQQGIL, translated from the coding sequence ATGAACATGCTGCTGATCCTCGTCGCGTTGTCGGCGGCCGCCGCGGTCGGACTGGTGTTCGTGGCCACCCGCGGCCTGCTGCAGCAGGTGCCGCCGGAAGACCGCCATTACCAGGATCCGCTTCCGCGCGGACTGCAGCTGATCTGGCCGGTGGTGACCGCGACGACGCTGGCGATCGCGCCGCGCCTCAAGTCCGCGCAGCTGGAGAAGACCCACCGCGCGCTGCAGTCGGCCGGGCAGGACTACGTGCTGACGCCGGAGAGTCTGTACGGCCTGCGCGTGGTCGCCGCGGTGATCGTCACCCTGTTCTTCGCGCTGCTGGTACTGATGCTCGGCCGGGCGAGCCTGGCGACGTTGCTGATGTGCGTGCTGTTCGGCGCGCCGCTGGGCTGGATGTACCCGACCCTGTGGCTCAGCGAGAAGCGCAACCTGCGGCGACGCAAGGTCGTCCGCGACCTGCCGACCTACCTGGACTTCATCACCATGGCGGTCGAGGCAGGACTCAACATCACCGGTGCGATCGAGCAGGCGGTGCAGAAGGGGCCGCAGGGGCCGCTGGGCCAGGAGTTCGCCCGCATGCTGCGCGACCTGCGCGCCGGCCTGCCACGCGCCGAGGCGCTGCGCCGGATGTCGGACCGGATGGACATCTCGCAGATCGCCAACTTCACCAGTTCGCTGATCCAGGCCGACCGGGTCGGTGCCAGCCTCAGCGACGCCCTGCGTGCGCAGGCCGGCCAGCGCCGCGAGGAGCGTTTCCTGCGCGCCGAAAAACTCGCGCTGGAAGCGCCGGTCAAGATGATGCTGCCGCTGGTGATGTTCTTCTTCCCGCTGATCTTCCTGGTGCTGGCGTACTTCATCTACCTGCAGATGAAGCAGCAGGGGATCCTGTGA